In Apis mellifera strain DH4 linkage group LG1, Amel_HAv3.1, whole genome shotgun sequence, the sequence GAATTTAGAGAGGTTAGAACTTCGTTGGGATCCGGAAAATCTTCGATTCTCGGACAAAAGTCAAAAAGCTATAGATATACTACGcgtaaaatgtattaaattacgGTGTTTAAGCTTAAGGTAAGTTTGCAACcacaagaaattgaaaatgtgaTGATAAATATGTTCCATATTTATGGAATGCATTCTGCATGCGTTCGCAGCGATGGAAGATACTATGAAATAGTTAAGGCTAATTTCGAACGTGCTGACAGATTGACGGTTGTTCGCACAACAACGTGCTGCCGCGTGTCTAGTTACTACCTCTTAGCCAATTAcaaggatttaatttttaattaatttttataacgtgtatatttataatacgatGAGAGTGATTCATAACTTTTCCAAAagatcgaattatcgaaacgaACAAGCATATCGAAAAGgtgacatattatattttaaatacagtaGTTAAAAACGgatattacgaaatatatattgttcatcataaattttttgttccaGTTGTGAATGAACCATGACAACTATGAtggaaaaacaaattatcttCGATTACTTATATACCTAGTCATGCGCTAAAtaacagatatatatttttttatattattttcaagcgTGTAATACATGAGTAAATAAGTTTatcttgaaattcaaaaaatcatttgatgatattaatgtactaagaaagggaaaaaaagctaaaaataatgaatcgataaaaaaggataattatGTGATCAATGAAAACCATTACGAAAAACCTTGACTCTTAAAAGGACAAGAATAGGATCCATTGTATCACAAGattcataattaatcgaaacatTGTCATAGGAAAAAGTTTGCCGAGTGTAATATAGGCGAGTAGAGGTACGCATGATACCTGTTCGTGTGGTATCGattattcgttaatttattcaaGCAACTATATAGACGACGACGTTGCACTGGCCACGGCCGGTCGGTCGATTCGCTCGATTTCATTCTCTAGCCACATGCCAGACCCTTCGTTTATATGTTGTATTATAGTCGACGTAGAACCGTCGTGGCCGACACGACTTTTCGCATGATAATCCGAAACTTTTTGTATCTCGTCGTGTTTCTTCCTCTCGCACTCCTTTTATCCCGATCTTCCCAATGTCTGACATCGAGGAGGAGCTAGTGGTAAGAAAACTGAAGATCGTCCTTGTCGGTGATTCTGGATCCGGAAAAGTGAGTTTTCCAATGTTTCCCAATGTCAAAAGTTTAAATCGAAATCCAAAGAGATAACGTTGTTTGTTACCTTCTCATCGTTGCATTTTCataaagaggaaaaatatcgatttgccACGTACAAGAAGGATCGatgatttaaattgtttcgagTTCAGTGTGCCTGAGCTTCAAGGGAACTAAGCAacgtatcgatttatttttttccctacGAAGTGGTCAGTGCTACTAGATATCACATCATTAGACATACTTTtgcaaaacaataaatattttatagttagcagttagttatattatttatgtttatttttatcgattaataaacattcagttggaaatttttgttattcgaaACGTTGTATATTGAtagtaaatttcttataattgaaTACAGTTCAAATTGCATATTCGTGACTCaagttattttgtatatatatatatatctaattcttTCTCTTGCCAAATTTCACTtgcattttaattactttattactAGTTCTCAAACAATTACTAGATGTATTATTATCTAGAGACAAGCAGAGatcgttctttctttaattaaattaattctttgagatgatagtaataataatagaatagcaattctgaataattgaaattcaaggATTCCTGTTTAGACAAGTATCGCTcagaaattttgcaataacGAGTTCACGAGACAGTACACACCAACATCTGGGATCGACTTCTTTCTGAAGAACATCAGTGTTGGCTATTATAAAAACGTTAACCTACATTTATGGGATGTCGGTGGTCTGGCGCTACATGGAAACATGTTGGACAAATATATCTTCGGCGCTCatgtaagaaaaaaggaatgcaTCTAACAAACATTCCAATatgatatcataaaaaatatatggagcataattttgttcttaaggaaaaaaaaaaaaaaaagaaatatttttttcagatcatTCTTTTAGTCTATGATGTTACGAATAGTTTCAGTTTTGAAGTTCTGGAAGAATGGATAGataaaatcagaaaattaaGCAGTAATTATGAGGAAACACCATTGATGGCCGTAGTTGGCAATAAATGCGATATGGAACATCAGAGGACGGTAAAAAAGGATCGAACACACAAATTTGCCGCAGACAATGGATTCCCGTCTCATGATGTTTCCGCTAGAACTGGTGAAGcggtaaaaaattctttaaacaatgaaaaaaatcagttATCCTGTTAtccgttttaaaaaattgatttttgtttcAGGTTTCTTTATGCATAGTAACTTTAGCTGCGCAAATCTTGGGTGTTCGATTAACGAAAACAGATCAAGACTATCACAAACCTATAATAATTGCGGAAATAGGTGACACAGTAGACATGAACACGGTTCAAAAAGTTGTGAAAAGAATCCCCACAAAGAGACATACTCAAATTCCCTTTCATCCCCATTTTCCCAGTTCGAAATCAGCAGTTTGCGTGTTACAGTGAAAATTATCGCAActagaaatgatttttataatacaatatttttttcacgcaCAGTTAGAACAGATTTTGtacaaaatagaatagaagaaacgaaaaacatGAAAGACGTGTACATAAGATATTTgagcaaatatttttcgctACTTTCTTACTATTTCTTATTACATAACATAAGAGTTCACAATATTACTTTGAGGGGCCAATACAATAAACCACTAGTGTCTTCTTCatagatttaaaaacaaatttatttatcgataagaTCTTACTACTTACGATAATATGGATCAACGTAACAAACGttgttaaaaatacttttacaataatagtaatattattcattacaatGATGTACATATACTGTTGAATATATGTTACGAGTTTGTATTCGAACCtttgatgattttatataaatgcttGTGGAAAGattctttaatattgaaaattattagttaagAAATCATGATATAAGAAAAGTTCTGTAATtgattgtaaatattgtaagattaagtaaaatattataacagttTAAAggtcgagagaaaaattattcgagcgttaaagaaattgtagatgtatctctatttttataaactattgaTTCACTTgatctttttctatatctaattattaatggCACTAATCATGCAAAACAATACATGTACTAAAATCATAAACATACAAAACAAAACGCATACAACAACGAGacgaatatttaacaaataagaaTAAGTAAAATCGCAATATGtgcgtattaaaataatcatttcgaaaaacgtataaaatatacataggaagcattaaagttaaaatttaaatttttttcgtcgagaattaatatgatatagatatttataaaatagtatataatatttttcattgttcaaacgatattactaataatcaaataattaattaactttggaattaattcttaaattaacttcattaaatatatatatatgacattATACATATTCTAGAAATGCTAATTAGAAAACTTTTGTTCGCttgtcaattataaattattaaaaacttttatacgaatgtttaaataaattaagaaaaaaaattcatttttcaaaaataaatgaacgaTATTAATTTACGGACGGTGCAGTCGATAAAATTTGATGCACTTCAATTGAGATATAGAGCATATCCTATATGTTAGACATATGgtgcaaaattataattttatagattctaTATACtatggattatttatttattcctttagaaaagaagaattccaAATTCTTGATCAATATATCGCTTCTTTGTTTATCTAGTGCGATCTTCAGTCTCATATTACATTGTAtggaaattaatcatttaactaTAAATCAGATTTTGTTAATGGTCTTCTTGGCCATAtgttcttttctaaaattttttctttagccTCCCATAATTgagttaatttttcatttaaagggTCAATATATGTTTCTATCCACTCTTGTAtagtataattatcatatatattttccatagatgatcttatttctttctcaatatacattatttccaTCTTATATTTATCCAAATCAGCAATTGCTCTTTCTACATGACTAGGATTTGaaaatgcatattttaaattgtatgatTTCAACCATCCTTTAAAAGTATTATCCTGTTCCATTTTATTGACTTCTTGAGTCAAAGAAAACAATCTCAATGTGGCAGCATAAATAGATACACCGTGGTAATTACATTTGGTCCAACCATATTGAGGTTctggaatatttaaagaaataatacccTCACATTGTAAAGCTTGTAATACTGGAGTAGGTACTTCTACTGGGAATCTACATAAATCTGGAGCTTGTAAGATAGCTAAATTTACAGCAAGTGAGGGTATGGCAGATGGTAAAAGTTCGCAAAGTACACTGAAATGATCATATCTTTGCCACCCGGTTAAAATTGCACCCTTAAATCTAATCTGAGtagaatatctattaataatttctaaccaACGTTGATGATTTTCTATATGATAAGCAATATCTGTATAATATCTATCTGGTGCAGTGGCACCTTTGAAAGCTGTAGCAATCCAAATATTCTTCCAAACTGATGCATAGCTTTCCCACAATTGATCTGTTAATGATACTCCAGGATCAGTAGTATATTTCCAAACGACAGGTTCTACCATTAAATGTAAACCTCTGTCTATTATTTCTTCAGATGATATTTCTCTAAATTCATCATCCCACATAAGAATTGTAAGTTctggatatttattttttatatactttgctACTTTTGAAACATGATCcaagaataattgttttttaccccattgttttttaattattacatctgAACATCTAGAACATTCTCCTATTTGATAAACTTCATCAGCTCCAATATGTAAATGCTTTATATCAGGATGCGCTTCTATTATTTGGTCTATCATTTCATATATCAATGGAagagttttattatatgtaggACATAAAACTTGTGGATAACGTGAAACTTCtctataatctttatatttatctagtTTTAGAACAAATTCCATGTGACCAAAAGTTTGAATCAACGGTATAACTATGAGTTGATTCTCATTAGCTATTTTTTGAATGTTAGTAATATCTCTCTTGGTATAACAATTACCTGCActgatattttgtattattcctTCAAAAGGAAACATATCCTCATATTCTATAAGTATACCAGTGGCACCTAATTTTTTGAGCAAACGTAGCAGGTACTTATAATAACTTGCTTTTGGAGGGGCACCCTTTAGATCCAAATGTACAATTTTATGACCTTTGAACAAGGGAACTTCTATACGTGATTTACCATAATTGAAATCACCGAATATGTTGCCTCCACCACTTTTTAACTTTCCCATTATATGAGCCTCTATTTGTTGTTTTCTGGCAATACTAAGAGGATTCTCTGTGAGATCACTCAATGGATAAACTTCTTCGATTTTAAGTCGTGGACTTAATTTATTGGACGTAATGTCCTTGACCTCATTACcgagaatatgataaataataatcaatagagTAAAACTGATCATTATAATGATCATTAAAGAGGCTCTGCCTCTTAGTCGCGTCATGATTGTCAATCCAGCAGaacattaagattaatttattattatttatatttaatcgaagcttttgttttttatgGCACAATTCTTAATGAATGTCGATTCTTGTACCTAATACTGTTTTTAAGCTCGTAATTCAAATTGAACTTACAAATTACAATATGGTTTCATtatcacaaaataatataataatttttagttaacTGTTTCGTtatgaaacaatataaattttttctttatcacagATGAAggatagaaataatagataattgtttctgttatatatatagtaataaatgtTATCACTATAGAGAATCAGGCTAGACaactattaatgatataatcgatatgaaaattaatatgaaaattacacGATATGTTGTATTAgcctaataaaatttttatatatcaatttatacatataattgtatattttatttaaagaaaaaataaaaatattatagggacattttcaatctaatatgtatgtatctcTATAATATCTCtacataattattgaatattgtcATAAGTatgataataacattttttaaattgtacaatataatttttatattatacaaagtactatattatttataatacttttattaattatagattgtgaaacttttaaatcaataatattatttaacttttcaataataaaatacataattaataaacatcgttttaatattttataaaataatagaaaatattttatattattaataaagaaatattaattaacaattcacATTTATATCTTTGGATTTCGagtgaatatatgtatatcaaatCAGGGCTGCCACTGTCATACgtttaatctataaataacaGCTCATCATTCTGTACTGAATTTACTTAATGAAATCCAGGAGAAGCATGATAATTTGTGATAATGTTGAATTAAAGCAGGTATTTACGCTGCAATCTCATTtcgattcttcaaaatattctttttaaatcattgattTATCGTCGAGTGAAAACGTGTTAAGACAAAGCACCAAAtttgatcaataatttatacataaaataacgTTCATTAAGCATATAAAATACAGAATGAAGATCTACTCGAATCTAAGAGTGAAAATAGAGTTCTCATATGtttaacaagaaaataatcaaagacGAGCGAAATCGGAGAGGCTCGTAGCCGTGTAATCGAATCCTTAGCAGCGAAATCTTAAATCCTAGTCCTTTATCTTATTTCCAGTTTCCGCGAACCGTACAGCCCACCCGTTACATACTTAATGAACGTGACTCATATCTCTTTAGTTATGACGAGAGTAGGGGAATAATTCTAGACAATAAAGCTGTTTAATGATGCCACTCTACGGGAGTTTAAACCACACGCTTGGAATAACGCGCGTTTTGCGATctttacgattttaatttgttataatattcaatgtgattaattttatatacgtattatatttaattattattttattttttcataatgtattacgatatatatatattttgtatatgtatataaattagttattaaaaataaaaatatataattctttttgaaaaaaaaaataaataaaagaaataatgaaatgaaatgtcgaataaatatctttcgtATTTGATATACaacatgtaaaaaagaaatatttcttttcgagaaaatattattaccaaTGTTTAAAGAgagttaaattttgaaatatcttattattacgtAGTAGTCGAGCTTTGATGTTGTAAACCTCGtataaagaaatgtaaagCTCTCCCGTGatcttcaattcttttaagtatgaaaataaattttacgatcaacgtaaataatatttaagtgacatgataaaacatttaacaaatatctaaaaatgataaaagtacTGGGTTTTTAGAACAggagatagaagaaaaattatttttcgaaacatcCCTAccaataataacatattatcattgatatatgataataaacgCGTGCCTTGCCGAACGctgtttaattcttttccatttttttttccattaattcgAATCGCAAAGGCGTCGACGCGCTTTCATAGCAACCGAATCGAGACAAAGACTTAGCTTCAACGATTATTCAGAAATCATGACTCAAA encodes:
- the LOC413672 gene encoding hexosaminidase D; its protein translation is MTRLRGRASLMIIIMISFTLLIIIYHILGNEVKDITSNKLSPRLKIEEVYPLSDLTENPLSIARKQQIEAHIMGKLKSGGGNIFGDFNYGKSRIEVPLFKGHKIVHLDLKGAPPKASYYKYLLRLLKKLGATGILIEYEDMFPFEGIIQNISAGNCYTKRDITNIQKIANENQLIVIPLIQTFGHMEFVLKLDKYKDYREVSRYPQVLCPTYNKTLPLIYEMIDQIIEAHPDIKHLHIGADEVYQIGECSRCSDVIIKKQWGKKQLFLDHVSKVAKYIKNKYPELTILMWDDEFREISSEEIIDRGLHLMVEPVVWKYTTDPGVSLTDQLWESYASVWKNIWIATAFKGATAPDRYYTDIAYHIENHQRWLEIINRYSTQIRFKGAILTGWQRYDHFSVLCELLPSAIPSLAVNLAILQAPDLCRFPVEVPTPVLQALQCEGIISLNIPEPQYGWTKCNYHGVSIYAATLRLFSLTQEVNKMEQDNTFKGWLKSYNLKYAFSNPSHVERAIADLDKYKMEIMYIEKEIRSSMENIYDNYTIQEWIETYIDPLNEKLTQLWEAKEKILEKNIWPRRPLTKSDL
- the LOC724762 gene encoding ras-related protein Rab-28 codes for the protein MSDIEEELVVRKLKIVLVGDSGSGKTSIAQKFCNNEFTRQYTPTSGIDFFLKNISVGYYKNVNLHLWDVGGLALHGNMLDKYIFGAHIILLVYDVTNSFSFEVLEEWIDKIRKLSSNYEETPLMAVVGNKCDMEHQRTVKKDRTHKFAADNGFPSHDVSARTGEAVSLCIVTLAAQILGVRLTKTDQDYHKPIIIAEIGDTVDMNTVQKVVKRIPTKRHTQIPFHPHFPSSKSAVCVLQ